From the Diospyros lotus cultivar Yz01 chromosome 13, ASM1463336v1, whole genome shotgun sequence genome, one window contains:
- the LOC127788210 gene encoding probable mediator of RNA polymerase II transcription subunit 26b: MNRRGNEQLEMNSNQLGIDNHDADEVLAKEIEEELLTVDEVLRIKQILDNSQDESNSELFASLRKLQLMHLSVDILMVWQLRQVFILQATYIGESVKALTEHGVKNISELAGQMIEYAVLPLARLKLWKDMMDEWFDSIKMVIADSKVAPESDKSNAPYEDEGLPVPPLEEEAFFTFQTAPVDLSNFFDGMDEVENLLDRKEEKTHKLEIIMNKMAVNGGNDTIFQEKSDVAEIQKKPLQAARQDKLECLDESGKLEAARRMVRAGYKQNGYIHLSSFNLLA, encoded by the exons ATGAACAGGCGTGGAAATGAACAGTTGGAGATGAACTCGAACCAACTGGGAATTGATAACCATGACGCAGATGAGGTCTTGGCTAAGGAGATTGAAGAGGAGCTTCTAACTGTAGACGAAGTCTTGAGGATTAAACAGATCCTTGACAACAGCCAGGATGAG TCTAATTCAGAATTATTTGCATCATTAAGGAAGCTCCAACTGATGCATTTGTCTGTGGATATTTTGATG GTGTGGCAACTCAGACAAGTCTTTATACTGCAGGCTACATATATTGGGGAGTCTGTTAAGGCTCTCACAGAACACGGGGTGAAGAATATTAGTGAACTGGCAGGGCAGATGATAGAGTATGCTGTCTTACCTCTAGCTAGGCTGAA ACTTTGGAAGGATATGATGGATGAGTGGTTCGATAGTATTAAAATGGTTATCGCAG ATTCAAAAGTTGCCCCAGAATCTGATAAATCTAATGCACCATATGAAGACGAAGGGCTGCCTGTACCTCcattagaagaagaagctttctttacttttcaaacTGCTCCAGTAGACTTGTCCAAT TTCTTTGATGGCATGGATGAAGTTGAAA ACCTTCTGGacagaaaggaagagaaaacaCATAAACTAGAAATTATAATGAACAAAATGGCAGTAAATGGTGGCAATGATACGATATTCCAGGAGAAATCAGATGTTGCCGAAATACAAAAGAAACCACTGCAGGCTGCTCGACAAGAT AAGCTCGAGTGCTTAGATGAAAGTGGAAAACTTGAAGCTGCAAGGAGGATGGTCCGCGCGGGTTATAAACAAAATGGTTATATACATCTATCCTCCTTCAACCTACTTGCTTAG
- the LOC127788211 gene encoding uncharacterized protein LOC127788211, with product MSEHKKRLSKQFGHPPTQAELFLATHRRKDNFGFVDRRSKDTYANFQTRQHEASSQSLAVGHSEDRDAGQPSHLAIDDRSLWLEVAGTKKKGRVYGMGSEAHIILGSYYVPTPQPPPQSSSSVSLSDQIEKAIRATIEPFNQRISAIEDRLHHRSSSSSP from the exons ATGTCTGAGCATAAAAAGAGATTg tCAAAACAATTTGGTCACCCACCTACACAAGCTGAGTTGTTCCTCGCGACACATAGAAGGAAAGACAATTTCGGATTCGTTGATAGGAGATCCAAGGATACGTAT GCTAACTTTCAGACGCGACAACACGAGGCATCATCACAGTCATTGGCTGTTGGCCATTCAGAAGATCGTGATGCTGGCCAGCCCTCACACCTAGCTATTGACGATAGATCCTTATGGTTGGAGGTTGCGGGCACTAAGAAAAAGGGTCGTGTTTATGGAATGGGGTCAGAAGCACATATAATCCTCGGTTCCTACTATGTACCGACACCACAGCCACCGCCACAGTCGTCGTCGTCCGTCTCACTATCAGATCAGATAGAAAAAGCTATTCGGGCCACAATAGAACCCTTTAACCAGCGAATCTCGGCCATTGAAGATAGACTACATCACCGTTCTTCATCTTCGTCGCCCTAG
- the LOC127788212 gene encoding uncharacterized protein LOC127788212, with translation MGACESLIADFKYSMMDKFEMSDLGLLHYFLGLEVNQSAYGIFISQRKYATDLLKRFNMLNCKLAFTPINVNEKLAIDDGTGAISWSSKKQEIVTLSSSKAEYVAATALACQAVWLIRLLTNLLDQEQAATTEIFCDNRATIAMIKNPTFHSRTKHIDIRYHYIH, from the exons ATGGGGGCTTGTGAATCACTTATTGCTGACTTTAAGTATTCTATGATGGATAAGTTTGAGATGTCAGACTTGGGTCTGCTACATTATTTTCTTGGACTTGAGGTGAACCAAAGTGCATATGGAATTTtcatttcacaaagaaaatatgcaACTGATTTGCTTAAAAGGTTTAATATGCTGAATTGTAAACTAGCCTTTACTCCAATAAATGTGAATGAGAAGCTTGCTATTGATGATGGTACAG GTGCTATTTCATGGAGTTCAAAGAAGCAAGAAATTGTAACCCTGTCATCATCAAAAGCTGAATATGTTGCTGCAACAGCATTAGCTTGTCAAGCAGTTTGGCTAATTAGGTTATTGACTAATCTTCTTGATCAAGAGCAGGCAGCTACAACAGAAATCTTTTGTGACAACAGAGCAACGATTGCAATGATAAAGAATCCAACATTTCATAGCAGGACAAAACACATTGACATTCGATATCATTACATTCATTAA